CCCCTGCCGCCCCATTCGAGGCCGCACCCCCGTGGAGTGAAGGGCGAGCTCACATGAACAGGGTTCTGGGTCGATGGATCGCCGCGCTTCGCATGGACTGCGGGCTCTCCCGACGATCTCTCGCCGAGCGTCTCGGCGTGCCTGCTTCTACGGTGGGGCGCTGGGAATCGGAAGGAGAGTCCATTCCCGCCGAGCTGCTCAAGCCGCTTGCTGAAACGCTGCAGGTCTCCGCAGAAGACATCGACGCCCTGCAGAGCCGCGGATCGATCGGACAGCACAAACCCACCGCCACCAGGGCACGACGGCCGAAGAAGGTCCTCCCCTACCCCGTGCGCGGCAGCCTGTCAGAGATGCTCGAGATGGGGGGCGAGACGGCCTGGGCCCTGTCTGCCGAAGCAGAGGCGAGGCTTGGCGCCTCGACCTACCAGGAGGTTGTGGGGACGCTGCCTCGCGAAAACGC
The DNA window shown above is from Pseudomonadota bacterium and carries:
- a CDS encoding XRE family transcriptional regulator; its protein translation is MNRVLGRWIAALRMDCGLSRRSLAERLGVPASTVGRWESEGESIPAELLKPLAETLQVSAEDIDALQSRGSIGQHKPTATRARRPKKVLPYPVRGSLSEMLEMGGETAWALSAEAEARLGASTYQEVVGTLPRENA